From Montipora foliosa isolate CH-2021 chromosome 6, ASM3666993v2, whole genome shotgun sequence, a single genomic window includes:
- the LOC138006823 gene encoding E3 ubiquitin-protein ligase TRIM45-like — protein sequence MDKTSATHTLVSKASPCCNQHPTDAVKFLCQTCNKMLCRTCVVHEGHRSHKYLSIANASAKERKAIQNNLCVTKQKLSGLRGSIFWVADMKKQVEARALEAEKEIDNLINQNIEVLERKQAQLKREVGLLCHKKVQQLEHQRETLNLALEEITTGVNYTEHVLNEMSDIEIITMKNQFDGLLDFNQVALQWEPCRTSNFSVEVDKSVAVEDIVDKMVHISDKDIQSMGQYVLTMLGGNSDGIFTSRCQQTSFFVVMMVDVHSRVNKVGVNLVEVQITQPGSKDPQKITIGNKTDSYTFCYCPNLQGTYMIQVSVAGQLITEEPIRWRVESAVYVLDTECAVLPPQVYDKEKESLTGCWFKLGRHSWQVRILAPDKLRRSPDSPPFEVGVTDGNRTWRWIDGKKYYPNSSALVSTMSNWQCGDLLLFYLDLDFKQLVIYNQHSNEMDTWDGISVPIRPYINPPSAVYFGVQ from the coding sequence ATGGACAAAACCAGTGCTACACATACATTGGTATCAAAAGCCAGCCCATGCTGCAACCAACATCCCACAGATGCCGTCAAATTTTTGTGTCAAACATGCAACAAGATGTTATGTAGGACCTGCGTTGTACATGAAGGACACCGGAGTCACAAGTATCTTTCCATTGCAAATGCCAGTGCAAAAGAACGGAAAGCAATTCAAAACAACCTTTGCGTTACCAAACAAAAGCTCTCTGGTCTCCGTGGCTCAATATTTTGGGTTGCAGACATGAAAAAGCAAGTGGAAGCAAGGGCCTTAGAGgctgaaaaagaaattgatAACCTTATCAACCAAAACATAGAGGTCCTAGAACGCAAACAAGCCCAGTTAAAAAGAGAAGTTGGTTTGCTATGTCATAAGAAGGTGCAACAGTTAGAGCACCAGAGGGAAACCTTGAACCTCGCTTTGGAAGAAATTACCACAGGGGTTAACTACACTGAACATGTTTTGAACGAAATGTCAGATATAGAAATAATCACAATGAAAAATCAGTTTGATGGTCTGCTCGATTTTAATCAGGTTGCCCTGCAATGGGAGCCATGTCGCACAAGCAATTTCTCTGTTGAAGTTGACAAATCTGTGGCTGTTGAAGACATCGTGGATAAGATGGTTCACATCAGTGATAAAGACATTCAAAGCATGGGTCAATATGTCCTGACCATGCTTGGAGGAAATAGTGATGGCATATTTACTTCAAGATGTCAACAAACATCTTTCTTTGTTGTCATGATGGTGGATGTCCATTCAAGAGTAAACAAAGTTGGGGTCAACCTGGTTGAGGTTCAGATCACACAACCAGGAAGTAAAGATCCACAGAAAATCACCATTGGGAACAAAACTGACAGCTATACTTTCTGTTACTGCCCAAACTTGCAAGGCACATACATGATACAGGTATCAGTAGCAGGGCAGCTTATCACAGAAGAGCCAATCCGCTGGAGAGTGGAGTCTGCCGTCTACGTTTTAGACACAGAATGCGCTGTGCTTCCACCTCAAGTGTATGACAAGGAGAAAGAGTCACTAACAGGATGCTGGTTTAAACTTGGCCGGCATTCTTGGCAAGTTCGAATTCTTGCACCTGACAAACTGAGAAGGTCCCCAGACTCGCCACCATTTGAAGTTGGTGTCACAGATGGAAATCGGACCTGGCGATGGATTGATGGCAAGAAGTACTATCCTAACTCATCAGCTTTGGTAAGCACCATGAGCAATTGGCAGTGTGGCGACTTACTTCTGTTTTATCTTGACTTGGATTTCAAGCAGCTGGTGATCTACAATCAGCACTCAAATGAAATGGATACCTGGGATGGCATTTCAGTTCCCATTCGCCCATACATCAATCCACCATCTGCTGTGTACTTTGGAGTACAATaa